One genomic window of Nerophis lumbriciformis linkage group LG29, RoL_Nlum_v2.1, whole genome shotgun sequence includes the following:
- the nr2c1 gene encoding nuclear receptor subfamily 2 group C member 1 isoform X1 — protein sequence MDGQTQRIQLLSAADKNMSVGHRIQIVTDPQTGQKIQIVTALEPASPAKQQFILARQEGSPNKVILTTQDSAAVNQLLFANPELSGQPIQFVTEGSDQSISKPVVEYCVVCGDRASGRHYGAVSCEGCKGFFKRSIRKNLVYTCRGSGECAINKIHRNRCQYCRLQRCIALGMKQDSVQCERKPMDAPNRERSVNCAASTEKIYIRKNLCSPLAATPTFMSENDTFRSTNLLESSMLLNIQQSFPKMENTIMIPASPDKVIFHDDHSQGDLGTLANVVTSLAHLNKTREASDGGNDLIGAETLSNGDGSTADMQDDEQTASDITRAFDTLAKVLHTADGSCATNLEATMQLMSGDQSGPVLELEGSLLSDNHIPFKLMMPVPVPEYLNVNYICESASRLLFLSMHWARSIPAFQALGNQDDNDINLMKACWNELFALGLAQCSNVMNVGTILSAIISHLQTSLQEDKLSQERVKVVMEHIWRLQEFCNSMSKLAPDAYEYAFLKAIVLFSPDHPGIDNTPQIERFQEKAYMELQDYVTRTYPEDSYRLSKLLLRLPALRLISAAVTEELFFAGLIGNVQIDSIIPYILKMDSTDYSSQSASGV from the exons ATTGTGACCGACCCGCAGACGGGCCAGAAAATCCAAATTGTAACAGCACTTGAGCCGGCTTCTCCcgcgaagcagcagttcatccttgcCAGGCAGGAAGGCTCCCCCAACAAGGTCATCCTCACCACTCAGGACAGCGCCGCGGTCAACCAGCTGTTGTTTGCCAACCCCGAGCTGTCTGGACAGCCCATTCAG TTTGTAACCGAGGGCTCGGACCAGTCTATTTCCAAGCCAGTTGTGGAGTACTGCGTTGTCTGCGGTGACAGAGCCTCAG GGCGCCATTATGGGGCCGTCAGCTGTGAGGGCTGCAAGGGCTTCTTCAAACGCAGCATCAGGAAGAACCTGGTGTACACGTGCAGGGGCTCCGGGGAGTGCGCCATCAACAAGATTCACCGGAACCGCTGCCAGTACTGTCGGCTGCAGCGCTGCATTGCGCTGGGCATGAAACAAGATT CCGTGCAGTGCGAGAGGAAGCCAATGGATGCGCCCAACAGGGAGAGATCTGTCAACTGCGCAGCCTCCACAGAGAAGATCTACATCCGCAAGAACCTGTGCAGCCCTCTGGCGGCCACGCCCACCTTTATGTCCGAAAATGATACATTCAG GTCTACAAATTTGCTCGAGTCCAGCATGTTGCTCAACATCCAACAATCTTTTCCTAAGATGGAAAACACCATCATGATCCCAGCATCCCCGGACAAGGTCATTTTT CATGACGACCATTCCCAAGGTGACCTCGGCACGCTGGCCAACGTGGTGACGTCTCTCGCCCACCTCAACAAGACGAGAGAAGCCAGCGACGGTGGCAACGACCTCATCGGCGCCGAGACGCTCAGCAACGGCGACGGCTCCACGGCGGACATGCAGGACGACGAGCAGACGGCCAGCGATATCACGCG AGCGTTCGACACCCTGGCCAAAGTCCTGCACAccgcagatggctcctgtgcgaCCAACCTGGAGGCCACCATGCAGCTGATGTCAGGCGACCAGTCGGGCCCGGTGTTGGAGCTGGAAGGCTCGTTGCTCTCCGACAACCATATTCCCTTCAAA CTAATGATGCCTGTGCCCGTGCCAGAGTACCTCAACGTCAACTACATCTGTGAGTCCGCGTCGCGCCTCCTTTTTCTCTCAATGCACTGGGCACGCTCCATACCTGCCTTCCAAGCCTTAGG CAATCAGGACGACAACGACATCAACTTGATGAAAGCTTGCTGGAACGAGCTGTTTGCTTTGGGCCTGGCCCAGTGTTCCAATGTTATGAACGTCGGCACCATTTTAAGTGCCATCATCAGTCATCTGCAGACCAGCCTGCAGGAAG ACAAGTTATCCCAAGAGCGGGTGAAGGTAGTAATGGAGCACATCTGGAGGTTGCAGGAGTTCTGTAACAGCATGTCCAAACTGGCTCCAGATGCTTATGAATACGCCTTCCTCAAAGCCATTGTTCTCTTCAGTCCTG ACCATCCTGGCATAGACAATACGCCACAGATTGAGAGGTTCCAGGAGAAGGCCTACATGGAGCTGCAGGATTACGTAACCAGGACATACCCAGAGGACTCCTATCG GTTGTCCAAGCTCCTGCTGCGTCTCCCCGCCCTGCGCCTGATCAGCGCGGCCGTCACGGAGGAGCTCTTCTTCGCCGGCCTCATCGGCAACGTGCAGATCGACAGCATCATCCCCTACATCCTCAAGATGGACTCCACGGACTACAGCAGCCAGTCCGCCTCCGGGGTGTga
- the nr2c1 gene encoding nuclear receptor subfamily 2 group C member 1 isoform X2: MDGQTQRIQLLSAADKNMSVGHRIQIVTDPQTGQKIQIVTALEPASPAKQQFILARQEGSPNKVILTTQDSAAVNQLLFANPELSGQPIQFVTEGSDQSISKPVVEYCVVCGDRASGRHYGAVSCEGCKGFFKRSIRKNLVYTCRGSGECAINKIHRNRCQYCRLQRCIALGMKQDSVQCERKPMDAPNRERSVNCAASTEKIYIRKNLCSPLAATPTFMSENDTFRSTNLLESSMLLNIQQSFPKMENTIMIPASPDKHDDHSQGDLGTLANVVTSLAHLNKTREASDGGNDLIGAETLSNGDGSTADMQDDEQTASDITRAFDTLAKVLHTADGSCATNLEATMQLMSGDQSGPVLELEGSLLSDNHIPFKLMMPVPVPEYLNVNYICESASRLLFLSMHWARSIPAFQALGNQDDNDINLMKACWNELFALGLAQCSNVMNVGTILSAIISHLQTSLQEDKLSQERVKVVMEHIWRLQEFCNSMSKLAPDAYEYAFLKAIVLFSPDHPGIDNTPQIERFQEKAYMELQDYVTRTYPEDSYRLSKLLLRLPALRLISAAVTEELFFAGLIGNVQIDSIIPYILKMDSTDYSSQSASGV, from the exons ATTGTGACCGACCCGCAGACGGGCCAGAAAATCCAAATTGTAACAGCACTTGAGCCGGCTTCTCCcgcgaagcagcagttcatccttgcCAGGCAGGAAGGCTCCCCCAACAAGGTCATCCTCACCACTCAGGACAGCGCCGCGGTCAACCAGCTGTTGTTTGCCAACCCCGAGCTGTCTGGACAGCCCATTCAG TTTGTAACCGAGGGCTCGGACCAGTCTATTTCCAAGCCAGTTGTGGAGTACTGCGTTGTCTGCGGTGACAGAGCCTCAG GGCGCCATTATGGGGCCGTCAGCTGTGAGGGCTGCAAGGGCTTCTTCAAACGCAGCATCAGGAAGAACCTGGTGTACACGTGCAGGGGCTCCGGGGAGTGCGCCATCAACAAGATTCACCGGAACCGCTGCCAGTACTGTCGGCTGCAGCGCTGCATTGCGCTGGGCATGAAACAAGATT CCGTGCAGTGCGAGAGGAAGCCAATGGATGCGCCCAACAGGGAGAGATCTGTCAACTGCGCAGCCTCCACAGAGAAGATCTACATCCGCAAGAACCTGTGCAGCCCTCTGGCGGCCACGCCCACCTTTATGTCCGAAAATGATACATTCAG GTCTACAAATTTGCTCGAGTCCAGCATGTTGCTCAACATCCAACAATCTTTTCCTAAGATGGAAAACACCATCATGATCCCAGCATCCCCGGACAAG CATGACGACCATTCCCAAGGTGACCTCGGCACGCTGGCCAACGTGGTGACGTCTCTCGCCCACCTCAACAAGACGAGAGAAGCCAGCGACGGTGGCAACGACCTCATCGGCGCCGAGACGCTCAGCAACGGCGACGGCTCCACGGCGGACATGCAGGACGACGAGCAGACGGCCAGCGATATCACGCG AGCGTTCGACACCCTGGCCAAAGTCCTGCACAccgcagatggctcctgtgcgaCCAACCTGGAGGCCACCATGCAGCTGATGTCAGGCGACCAGTCGGGCCCGGTGTTGGAGCTGGAAGGCTCGTTGCTCTCCGACAACCATATTCCCTTCAAA CTAATGATGCCTGTGCCCGTGCCAGAGTACCTCAACGTCAACTACATCTGTGAGTCCGCGTCGCGCCTCCTTTTTCTCTCAATGCACTGGGCACGCTCCATACCTGCCTTCCAAGCCTTAGG CAATCAGGACGACAACGACATCAACTTGATGAAAGCTTGCTGGAACGAGCTGTTTGCTTTGGGCCTGGCCCAGTGTTCCAATGTTATGAACGTCGGCACCATTTTAAGTGCCATCATCAGTCATCTGCAGACCAGCCTGCAGGAAG ACAAGTTATCCCAAGAGCGGGTGAAGGTAGTAATGGAGCACATCTGGAGGTTGCAGGAGTTCTGTAACAGCATGTCCAAACTGGCTCCAGATGCTTATGAATACGCCTTCCTCAAAGCCATTGTTCTCTTCAGTCCTG ACCATCCTGGCATAGACAATACGCCACAGATTGAGAGGTTCCAGGAGAAGGCCTACATGGAGCTGCAGGATTACGTAACCAGGACATACCCAGAGGACTCCTATCG GTTGTCCAAGCTCCTGCTGCGTCTCCCCGCCCTGCGCCTGATCAGCGCGGCCGTCACGGAGGAGCTCTTCTTCGCCGGCCTCATCGGCAACGTGCAGATCGACAGCATCATCCCCTACATCCTCAAGATGGACTCCACGGACTACAGCAGCCAGTCCGCCTCCGGGGTGTga